The DNA segment TCGCCAGCCTGAATAACGTCAAGGGTGCCCGTGTGCACCTGGCCATCCCGAAAAGCTCGGTATTCGTACGCGATGAGCGCAAGCCCAGCGCCTCGGTACTGGTCGAGCTGTTTGCCGGGCGCTCCCTGGAGCCGGGCCAGGTCCTGGCCATCGTCAATCTGGTGGCGACCAGCGTTCCCGAGTTGAGCAAATCACAGATCACCGTGGTCGACCAGAAAGGCAACCTGCTTTCCGACCAGGCGGAAAACTCCGCGCTGACCATGGCCGGCAAGCAGTTCGACTACAGCCGCCGCATGGAAAGCATGCTCACCCAGCGCGTGCACAACATCCTGCAGCCGGTACTGGGCAACGACCGCTACAAGGCCGAAGTGTCTGCCGACGTGGACTTCAGCGCTGTCGAGTCGACCTCCGAGCAGTTCAACCCCGACCAGCCGGCCCTGCGCAGCGAGCAATCGACCAGCGAACAGCGCACTGCCGCCAATGGTCCTCCGCAAGGCGTACCCGGCGCCCTGAGCAATCAGCCGCCAGCCCCGGCCAGTGCCCCGCAAACCACCGGTGGCGCCGCCGCGACCGCCAGCGCGATCCAGCCCGGCCAGCCGCTGTTGGACGCCAACGGCCAGCAAATCATGGACCCGGCCACCGGCCAGCCAATGCTCGCGCCATACCCGGCTGACAAGCGTCAGCAGTCCACCAAGAACTTCGAGCTGGACCGCTCCATCAGCCACACCAAGCAACAGCAAGGGCGCTTGAACCGCCTGTCGGTGTCGGTGGTGGTGGATGACCAGGTCAAGATCAACGCCGCCAACGGCGAAACCACCCGCGCGCCGTGGACCGCCGATGAATTGGCGCGCTTCACGCGCCTGGTGCAGGACGCCGTGGGCTTCGATGCCAGCCGTGGCGACAGTGTCAGCGTGATCAACATGCCGTTCTCCCTGGAGCGCGCTGAGGTGATCGCCGATATTCCGTTCTACTCTCAACCCTGGTTCTGGGACATCGTCAAACAAGTGCTGGGGGTGTTGTTCATCCTGGTGCTGGTGTTCGGCGTGCTGCGCCCTGTGCTCAACAACATCACCGGCCACGGCAAGAAGCAGCTGGCGCCGTTCGGCGATGTCGAGTTGGGTGGCATGGGCGGCCTGGATGGCGAACTGGCCAACGACCGCGTCAGCCTCGGCGGGCCGCAGAGCATTCTGCTGCCAAGCCCGAGTGAAGGGTATGACGCGCAGTTGAATGCAATCAAAAGTCTGGTGGCAGAAGACCCGGGTCGTGTGGCCCAGGTCGTGAAAGAGTGGATCAACGCAGATGAGTGATAATCGAGCCTCTGTTGCCAAGCTGACCCGGGTCGACAAAGCCGCCGTGCTGCTGCTGTCCCTGGGTGAGACCGACGCTGCCCAAGTGCTGCGCCATATGGGCCCCAAGGAAGTGCAACGGGTCGGTGTGGCCATGGCGCAGATGCGCAATGTGCACCGCGAGCAAGTCGAGCAGGTGATGAGCGAGTTCGTCGAGATCGTCGGCGACCAGACCAGCCTGGGTGTCGGCTCCGACAGCTACATCCGCAAGATGCTCACCTCGGCCCTGGGCGAAGACAAAGCCAACGGCCTGATCGACCGCATCCTGCTGGGCGGCAACACCAGCGGCCTCGACAGCCTCAAGTGGATGGAACCACGGGCGGTGGCGGACGTGATCCGTTACGAGCACCCGCAGATCCAGGCGATTGTCGTGGCCTACCTGGACCCGGACCAGGCCGGCGAAGTGCTCGGCCATTTCGACCACAAGGTGCGCCTGGACATCATCCTGCGCGTCTCGTCGTTGAACACCGTGCAACCGGCGGCCTTGAAAGAACTGAACACCATTCTGGAGAAGCAGTTCTCCGGCAACTCCAACGCGGCCCGTACCACCCTGGGTGGTATCAAGCGCGCGGCCGACATCATGAACTTCCTCGACAGCTCGGTGGAAGGCCAGTTGATGGACTCGATCCGCGAGATCGACGACACCCTGTCGGTGCAGATCGAAGACCTCATGTTCGTGTTCAACAACCTGTCCGATGTCGACGACCGTGGCATCCAGGCGTTGCTGCGTGAAGTGTCCTCCGATGTGCTGGTGCTGGCCCTCAAGGGCTCGGACGAGGGCGTCAAGGAAAAGATCTTCAAGAACATGTCCAAGCGTGCCTCGGAACTGTTGCGCGACGACCTCGAAGCCAAGGGTCCGGTGCGCGTCAGCGACGTGGAAACCGCACAGAAAGAAATCCTCACCATTGCCCGCCGTATGGCCGAAGCCGGAGAAATCGTTCTCGGCGGGAAGGGCGGCGAAGAAATGATTTAAGGCGCAGCGCATGTCGAACAATGATGAGACGCCCAGCGATCTGATTCGCGCCCGGGACGTCGGCGGGTTCGACGTCTGGTCGCTGCCCAGCTTCGACCCGCATAGGCCTGAGCCCGAGCCTGAGCCGGTCGAAGAAGTGCCGGTGGAGATGGAAGAAGTGCCCCTGGACGAAGTCCAGCCACTGACCCTCGAAGAACTCGAAAGCATCCGCCAGGAGGCTTACAACGAAGGCTTTGCCACCGGCGAGAAAGAAGGGTTTCACAGCACCACGCTCAAGGTTCGCCAGGAAGCTGACGCGGCCCTGAGTGCCAAGCTGGCCAGCCTGGAACGCCTGATGGGCAGCCTGTTCGCGCCGATTGCCGAGCAGGATTCGCAGTTGGAAAAGTCCATGGTGGGCCTGGTGGAACACATCTCCCGCCAGGTTATCCAGCGTGAGTTGGTGCTGGACTCCAGCCAGATTGAAAGCGTGATGCGCGAAGCCCTCAAGTTGCTGCCCCTGGGCGTTGGCAATGTGCGGCTGTACATCAACCCTCAGGATTTCGAGCAGGTCAAAGCCCTGCGCGAGCGCCATGAGGAGACTTGGCGGATTGTCGAGGATGCCGCGTTGCAGCCTGGCGGTTGCCGGGTCGAGACCGAGCACAGTCGTATCGACGCTACGGTCGAGACGCGCATTGCGCAGATCATGGCCAAGCTGTTCGACCAGTTGCACGAGCAGGTGCTGCATCCGGCGGCGCCCGACCTGAGCATCGACCTGGACGCCCCGGATGCGCCTTGACCGCACCAGCTTCGCCAAACGCCTGGGCGCTTATGCCGAAGCCACCGAGTTGCCCGGCCAGCCGATCCTAGAGGGCCGCCTGCTGCGCATGGTCGGCCTGACCCTTGAAGCCGAGGGCCTGCGCGCCGCCATGGGCAGCCGCTGCCTGGTGATCAACGATGACAGCTACCACCCGGTGCAGGTGGAAGCGGAAGTCATGGGCTTTTCCGGCAGCAAGATATTCCTGATGCCGGTGGGCAGTCTTGCCGGTATCGCACCGGGGGCGCGGGTCGTGCCACTGGCCGATACCGGGCGCCTACCGATGGGCATGAGCATGCTCGGCCGGGTACTCGACGGCGCCGGCCGCGCCCTCGACGGCAAGGGCGGGATGAAGGCCGAAGACTGGGTGCCAATGGACGGCCCGACCATCAACCCGCTCAAGCGCAACCCCATCAGCCAGCCGCTGGACGTGGGTATTCGCTGTATCAACGGTTTATTGACGGTAGGTCGCGGCCAGCGCCTGGGCCTGTTCGCCGGTACCGGTGTGGGCAAGAGTGTGCTGCTGGGCATGATGACGCGCTTTACCGAGGCCGACATTATCGTGGTCGGCCTGATTGGCGAGCGGGGCCGTGAGGTCAAGGAGTTCATCGAGCATATCCTCGGTGAAGAGGGCCTCAAGCGCTCGGTCGTGGTGGCCTCGCCGGCGGACGATGCGCCGCTGATGCGTCTGCGCGCGGCTATGTACTGCACGCGGATTGCCGAATATTTTCGCGACAAGGGCAAGAATGTCCTGTTGCTGATGGACTCCCTCACCCGTTTCGCCCAGGCCCAGCGGGAAATCGCCCTGGCCATTGGCGAGCCGCCGGCAACCAAGGGCTATCCGCCATCGGTATTTGCCAAGCTGCCCAAGCTGGTGGAGCGGGCGGGTAATGCCGAGGCCGGTGGTGGCTCGATCACGGCGTTCTACACCGTACTCTCTGAAGGCGATGACCAGCAGGACCCGATTGCCGACTCGGCGCGGGGTGTGCTCGACGGGCATATCGTGCTGTCCCGGCGCCTGGCCGAGGAAGGGCACTACCCGGCCATTGATATCGAAGCGTCCATCAGCCGGGTGATGCCGTCGGTGGTCAGCGCCGAGCATATGACCCGCGCCCAGCAGTTCAAGCAGTTGTGGTCGCGCTACCAACAGAGCCGCGACCTGATCAGCGTGGGGGCCTATGTGGCCGGTGGCGACCGCGAGACCGACCTGGCGATTGCCCTGCAACCGCAACTGGTGACCTACCTGCGCCAGGGCCTGAACGACAATATCAGCATGGCCGAAAGCGAAGCGCACCTGGCGTCGGTGTTCGCCCCTGCGCCTGGCGGTTAACCGGCCATGGCAACCAGTCGCGCCGCGCGCCTTGCTCCCGTGGTGGAGATGGCCGAAAGCGCCGAACGCACCGCCGCCCAGCGCCTGGGGCATTTCCAGGGCCAGGTGCGCCTGGCCGAGAGTAAGCTCGGTGACCTGGAGCGCTTTCGCGGCGAGTACCAACAGCAGTGGATTGATCGCGGCAGCAAGGGTGTTTCCGGGCAGTGGCTGATGAACTATCAGCACTTTCTCAACCAGTTGGAAAGCGCCGTCGGCCAGCAGCGCCAGAGCCTGGCCTGGCACCAGAACAACCTCGACAAAGCCCGCGAAGGCTGGCAACAGGCCTACGCCCGGGTCGAGGGCCTGCGCAAGCTGGTGCAGCGTTACATCGATGAGGCGCGGGCCCTGGAGGACAAGCGCGAGCAGAAGTTGCTCGATGAACTGTCCCAGCGCCTGCCGCGCCAGGATCAATACTAGCCGCGTCGGTAGGCAAAAATTGCGATAGCCATGAGTATCTACGCGACTTGCTCTTTTTGGGTTGTTGGGGGTGTGTGCATATCCGTTGCTGCGGTTATGGCGGCTATTGGTTCCGCCCTTACGGCGGGTCACTTTCGAAGAGCGCGAAAGTAACCAAAGCGCTTTTGCCCCACCACTCGGTGCCTCGCCTAGGCTCGGCATGCCCGCAGTCAGGCATTGCTCCGTGGGCCCGCCGCGATCGGCCATCCATGGCCGTGTCGCGGCTACCCCGGCATCCATGCCGGGGTGCCCACTGCGCAATACCTGCCTGCGGCCAGCGTGGTTTAACGGGGCGCCTGAGATCAAAAGCCAGATCAAAAGCAGAGCAACAGCAACAGCAACAGCAATGCCAGAGCGCGAAGCTGCATTCCCCCCTGTGGGAGCTGGCTTGTCGGATCGCCGCATCGCTGCGATGACGCCCGAAAGAACACATCAGAGTGTCAGGTATTCATTTGTCATCGTTAACGACCATCGCAGGCAAGCCAGCTCCCACAGGGTACGCGCACGCTTCGACGATCAGGTCGGCTGTCAGGCCGCCTCGCTTTGCTTGTGATTTTGATCTGAGGCGCCCCGTTAAACCACGCTGGCCGTCATCCGATATTGATTTGGGGGGTAACCCGGCAGGACGCCGGGTTAGCCGCGCTGGGCCATGGATGGCCCATCGCGGCGGCCCCCCAAATCAATGTCGGATGACGGGCACACCGAGCCTAGGCGAGGTGCCGAGTGGTGGGGCAAGAGCCCTTTTGGTTACTTTTGGCTGGGCCGGCACTCCGGGCTCTTTTCCAAAAGTGACCCGCCGTAAGGGCGGAACCCTAAGTGGCCGTAACCGCACCAATGGATATGTACTCACACCCAATAACTAAAAAAAAGCGAGTCGTGTAGATACTCATGCTGCGATATCGGCGGATCCGTCGCTCATTTTTTCTGATAAGCCGCTATCGCAGGCAAGCCCACACCACACAAGCGCACCGCACATTTGATTGCGTTTGTTGCCCACTCTCCGATCACCTGCTAAACCTTGTTGCACATACCCACGACAAGGAAGCAGTCGTATGTCAGTCGAGTCAGAAGTATCCCTGGATGGGAAGAAATTGACGATCGCAATCAAGGGCCGGTTCGATTTCGGCAGTCATCAATCCTTTCGTGATTCCTATGAGCGGTTCTACAAGGTTCCCGAAACCTACGTCGTGGACTTGAAAGAGGCCACTTACCTCGACAGCTCGGCCCTGGGCATGTTGCTGCTGTTGCGTGATCACGCTGGTGATGACGCGGATGTGCGCGTGATCAACAGCAACTCCGATGTGCGCAAGATCCTCGCTATTTCCAACTTCGACAAACTGTTCGACATCAGTTGAGTGCCCAGGCTCTGGACATCCTCACGGTACTGATCGCCGAGGACAGCGCTGCCGACCGGCTGCTACTGTCGAGCATCGTGCGCCGCCAGGGGCATCGGGTGCTCAGTGCCAGTAATGGCCAGGAAGCGGTCGAGGTGTTCGCCCGTGAGCGTCCGCAACTGGTGTTGATGGATGCGCTGATGCCGGTGATGGACGGCTTCGAGGCGGCCCGGCAGATCAAGCAGTTGGCCGGCGAAGCACTGGTGCCGATCATTTTTCTCACCTCCCTGCAAGAGAGCGAAGCCCTGGCGCGCTGCCTGGATGCCGGTGGCGATGACTTCCTGGCCAAGCCCTATAACCAGATCATCCTGGCCGCAAAGATCAACGCCATGGACCGCCTGCGCCGGTTGCAGGCCACCGTGCTTGAGCAGCGCGACCAGATCGCCCGTCACCATGACTACCTGCTGCATGAGCAACGGGTGGCCAAGGCGGTGTTCGACAAGGTCGCCCACTCTGGTTGCCTGAACGCGGCGCACAATATCCGTTACCTGCAATCGCCTTATGCGCTGTTCAATGGCGACCTGCTGCTGGCGGCCTATGCGCCGTCGGGCGATATGCATGTGCTGCTGGGCGACTTCACCGGGCATGGCTTGCCGGCGGCGGTCGGCGCGATGCCCCTGGCCGAGGTGTTCTACGGCATGACCGCCAAGGGCTATGGCCTGGCGCAGACCCTGCGGGAGATGAACGCCAAGCTCAAGCGCATCCTGCCGGTGGATATGTTCTGTTGTGCCACGCTGTTGTGTCTCAGTGAGCAGCGGCGGGTGGTGGAGGTATGGAACGGCGGCATGCCTGATGGCTATGTGCATGAAGTGGCCACGGGGCGGCGTACGCCGCTGGTGTCGCGGCATTTACCCCTGGGCGTGCTGGCGCCCGAGGTCTTTGACGACCGCACCGAGGTCTGGCCCATGGCCTTGGGCGACCGGGTGTTCTTGCTGTCCGATGGGGTGATTGATACCGCCGATGCCAACGACCAGTTGTTTGGGGTCGAGCGCCTGCAACGGGTGTTTGCCGCCAACCGTGAGCCTGAGCAACTGTTTGTTGAAATCGAACAGGCGCTTGCCGCATTCCGAGGGCAGGTGCGGGACGATATCAGCTTGGTCGAAATCACCCTGCTGGCCGAGCAATCGCTGTTGGCGCCACCTCTGCAGTACACCGACAGCGGCCAGTCCTGTCCGCTGGACTGGTCGGTGAGCTTCGAGTTTCGTGCCGAGACCCTCAAGCGTTACAACCCATTGCCATACCTGTTGCAGTTACTCCTGGAAATACATGGCCTGCGCGGCCAGAGCGGGGCGCTGTACAGTGTCATGGCCGAGTTGTACTCCAATGCCCTGGAGCATGGCGTGCTGGGCCTGGACTCCCGACTCAAACGCGATGTGCAGGGCTTTGCCAGCTATTATCGCCAGCGCAATGAGCGGCTCGACCAGTTGAACAGCGGCCACGTGCGTGTGCATGTGAACGTGGTTCCAACCGAGGCGGGTGGTTGCCTGAGCCTGCGTATCGAAGACAGCGGCGCCGGGTTCGATGTCGAAACAGTCCTGGCGCGGCCGTTGGATATCGACCGTCTGTCCGGGCGCGGGCTGAACCTGGTCCGGCAACTGAGCAGCAATGTACGTTGGACAGATGGCGGGCGCAGTGTGTGCGTGGAGTTTTGCTGGGAGGCTCTGGCATAATCCGTCGATTCTTGATCAAGGAGCGAACAAGTGACGCAGATACATATGGACCCTGAAGTGTTGGTGGGTTTGCAGGAAGTGATGGAGGGTGAATACCCCCACTTGCTCGACACCTTCCTCGATGACTCGCAAAAGCGCGTTGAAGCGTTGCGCAAGGCGCGCGATGACGCCAAGGCCCTGGGGCGTATCGCCCACAGCTTCAAGGGCAGCAGCGGCAACCTCGGTGCGGTGCGCCTGGCGCTGTTGTGCCAGCGATTGGAGGCTGAGTCGGCCAAGGAAGAGGTTACCGACCTGGGCAAACTGGTCGACCAGATTGATCACGAGTTTGCGTTGGTCAAGCCGCTGTATGAGTCGGAGCGCCAGCGCTTCTAGGCTCGGCAGGCCCGCCCTGAAAATCTGGCCCGACTTTTGCTATCTATCTTCTGCCTGCGCCCTCGACCCTGCGCAGCGGAGACCTGACTTATGCCTCTAGCCCCCAACTCGCTCCTGCAAGCCGCTCCTGCGGTCAAGCCCCAGGCGTCCTCCGCGAATGCGCAGGCAACGGCCGCAGACACGCGGGCCAAAGCGCCAGGCTTTGCACAGGTGTTCGCCAAGGAGTCCAAGGCGACCCCGGCCAAGGCTGCGGATATGGCACCCAAGCCGAGCCATGACAAGCCAGCCAGCACCAGCGCCAAGAAAGATGTTGGCAACGACAAGCCTGCCGCTGGCGCTCCAGCGGTTGCCGATAGCGGCAAGACTTTGCCTGCCACGCCGCCCGCCAAGGCCGACGCGGCAGCCCCCGGCGATGACGACAAAGGTGCGGACAAGGATCTGGCGCAAACCCCGCCGCCAGCGGTCGATCCGGCTTCGGTCGCGGCGGTGACACCCGCTCCGGTAGCGGTCCAGGCCGCTGTAGCGGATGACGCCACCGCGCCGTTGCTGGTGACTACCCCTGCGGTCGCTGAAGAGGTCGTGCCTTTCGACCCCGAAGCCGATCCACTGGACTCATTGCCAGCCGTGCGCCTGGCGATGGAGCAGGGCGGTCATGTGTCTGCCAGCAGCCAGGCAGCGCAAAAGAACCTGCCGACCCAGGCTGAACCCACCGCCGCGCAGAACTTCAGCAACGGCCTGGCGGCCATGGTTGACCAGCAGGCGGCCAAGGACAGCACTGACCAGGGTGGCGAGAAGGCTTTCAGCGGCCTGATCGAAGATGGCCTCAAGGACTTGAAGGGCGCGAGCAGTGACACTCGCGTCGATGACTTCGCCAATCGTCTGGCCGCCTTGACCCAGGCTGCCACCCCCAAGACCACCAACGCCTTGCCCCTGAATAACCAGCCGCTGGCCATGCATCAGGGTGGCTGGACCGAGGAGGTGGTGAACCGGGTCATGTACCTGTCCAGCGCCAACCTCAAATCTGCCGATATCCAATTGCAGCCGGCCGAACTGGGACGCCTGGATATCCGCGTGAATATCACTGCCGACCAGCAGGCCCAAGTGAACTTCATGAGCGGCCATGCCGCCGTGCGCGAGGCCCTGGAGAGCCAGTCCGGGCGCCTGCGGGAAATGTTCGCCCAGCAGGGCATGGGCCAGGTCGACGTGAACGTGTCCGACCAGTCCCGTGGCTGGCAGGGCCAGGGTCAGGAGCAACAGCAGAACCAGGCGCGAGGTGTCAGTGGCAGTGGCGGTCACAGCGATGGGCATGACGCAGGCCTTGCGGGCGAAGTCACTGAAGTGGCGGCACCGATAGCCCAATCCGTCATCGGCTCCAGCGCCGTGGACTACTACGCCTGACCTGAGGTCAACACCGATCAAAATGTGGGAGCGGGCTTGCTCGCGATAGCGGTATGTCAGTTACCTAGTTGCTGACTGATCTAGCGCTATCGCGAGCAAGCCCGCTCCCACATTGGTTTTGCGCTGTTGCTGAAATCCGTGACAACTCTGGCATAACACTTGCTCTTGCCTTCCCGTGGATCTATGAAACCCCGAATAGTGACGGATTATTGGCATGGCGAAGAGTGACGACGCAGCGACAGCAACAGTACCTGCAGCAGGCAAGGGCAAGCTCAAGATGATCCTGCTGATTGTCGTGGGCTTGTTATTGGCCATTGGCGTGTCGGTGGGGGCTACCTGGTACTTTATGCACAGTGCCCAGAGCAAGCCGGTACCTGTGGCCGAGACCGCCAGCAACGTCAAGCAACCGGCAATCTTCGAGCAGATGCTCCCGGCCTTTGTTGCCAACTACAACCAGAACGGTCGGCAACGCTACCTGCAGGTGAGCATTACCTTGCAGGCGCGCAACCAGGCGGACATGGATGCCCTCAAGGTGCATATGCCGGTGATCCGCAACAACCTGGTGATGCTGTTCTCCGGGCAGAGCTTCGACAGCCTGGCCACCCCCGTGGGCCAGGAAATGCTGCGCCAGAAAGTCACTGCCAGCGTGCAGGAAGTGGCCCAGAAAGAACTGGGCAAAGTCGTGGTCGAGCAGGCGCTCTTCACTAATTTCGTATTGCAGTAGGATCACGACATGGCCGTGCAAGACCTGCTGTCCCAGGATGAAATCGACGCGCTGTTGCATGGTGTCGACGATGGTCTGGTACAGACCGAAATGGCTGCCGAGCCCGGCAGCGTCAAAAGTTATGACCTGACCAGCCAGGATCGCATCGTCCGCGGACGCATGCCGACCCTGGAAATGATCAACGAACGTTTTGCCCGCTACACCCGTATCAGCATGTTCAACATGCTGCGCCGCTCGGCGGACGTGGCGGTGGGCGGTGTGCAGGTGATGAAGTTTGGCGAGTACGTGCATTCGCTGTACGTGCCCACCAGCCTCAACCTGGTCAAGATCAAGCCCCTGCGTGGCACCGCGCTGTTCATCCTCGACGCCAAGCTGGTGTTCAAGCTGGTGGACAACTTCTTCGGCGGTGACGGCCGTCACGCCAAGATTGAAGGCCGTGAATTCACGCCTACCGAGTTGCGTGTGGTGCGCATGGTGCTGGAACAGGCCTTTATCGACCTGAAGGAAGCCTGGCAGGCGATCATGGAAGTCAATTTCGAGTACATCAACTCGGAAGTGAACCCGGCCATGGCCAACATCGTCGGGCCCAGCGAAGCCATCGTGGTCTCCACCTTCCATATCGAACTCGATGGCGGCGGCGGCGACCTGCACGTGACCATGCCGTACTCGATGATCGAGCCGGTGCGCGAGATGCTCGATGCGGGCTTCCAGTCTGACCTGGACGACCAGGACGAGCGCTGGGTCAAGGCCCTGCGCGAAGACTTGCTGGACGTTGACGTACCGCTGAGCGCCACCGTGGCGCGCCGCCAGCTGCGCCTGCGGGACATTTTGCATATGCAGCCGGGGGATGTGATTCCCGTCGAACTGCCAGACGAATTGATTATGCGCGCCAATGGCGTGCCGTCGTTCAAGGTCAAGCTCGGTTCCCACAAAGGGAACCTGGCGTTGCAAGTGGTTGAGCCGATCAACCGTCGCTGATGCATCCCCTAATTGATGATTTTTGCTGCGCCGAGGACATGTAATGGCTACCGAACACGAAAACACTTCCGCCGAAGACCAGGCCCTGGCTGACGAATGGGCGGCTGCCCTGGAAGAAACCGGCGATGCCAGCCAGGACGATATCGACGCCTTGCTGGCGGCCGATGCCGCCACCCCGCCAGTGGGCAATCGCCTGCCTATGGAAGAGTTTGGCAGCGTGCCGAAGAACCATGAGCCGGTCTCGCTGGATGGGCCCAACCTGGACGTGATCCTCGATATCCCGGTATCGATCTCCATGGAAGTGGGCAGCACCGAAATCAATATCCGTAACCTGCTGCAACTCAACCAGGGGTCGGTGATCGAACTCGACCGCCTGGCCGGCGAGCCGCTGGATGTGCTGGTCAAC comes from the Pseudomonas shahriarae genome and includes:
- the fliJ gene encoding flagellar export protein FliJ, whose amino-acid sequence is MATSRAARLAPVVEMAESAERTAAQRLGHFQGQVRLAESKLGDLERFRGEYQQQWIDRGSKGVSGQWLMNYQHFLNQLESAVGQQRQSLAWHQNNLDKAREGWQQAYARVEGLRKLVQRYIDEARALEDKREQKLLDELSQRLPRQDQY
- the fliF gene encoding flagellar basal-body MS-ring/collar protein FliF, with translation MAEAVVDNVPAKTDGKPPLFGLSFLENLSEMTMLRQVGLMVGLAASVAIGFAVVLWSQQPDYRPLYGSLAGMDAKQVMETLAASDIAYTVEPNSGALLVKADDVARARLKLAGAGVAPTDGNIGFEILDKDQGLGTSQFMEATRYRRGLEGELARTIASLNNVKGARVHLAIPKSSVFVRDERKPSASVLVELFAGRSLEPGQVLAIVNLVATSVPELSKSQITVVDQKGNLLSDQAENSALTMAGKQFDYSRRMESMLTQRVHNILQPVLGNDRYKAEVSADVDFSAVESTSEQFNPDQPALRSEQSTSEQRTAANGPPQGVPGALSNQPPAPASAPQTTGGAAATASAIQPGQPLLDANGQQIMDPATGQPMLAPYPADKRQQSTKNFELDRSISHTKQQQGRLNRLSVSVVVDDQVKINAANGETTRAPWTADELARFTRLVQDAVGFDASRGDSVSVINMPFSLERAEVIADIPFYSQPWFWDIVKQVLGVLFILVLVFGVLRPVLNNITGHGKKQLAPFGDVELGGMGGLDGELANDRVSLGGPQSILLPSPSEGYDAQLNAIKSLVAEDPGRVAQVVKEWINADE
- a CDS encoding flagellar hook-length control protein FliK, whose translation is MPLAPNSLLQAAPAVKPQASSANAQATAADTRAKAPGFAQVFAKESKATPAKAADMAPKPSHDKPASTSAKKDVGNDKPAAGAPAVADSGKTLPATPPAKADAAAPGDDDKGADKDLAQTPPPAVDPASVAAVTPAPVAVQAAVADDATAPLLVTTPAVAEEVVPFDPEADPLDSLPAVRLAMEQGGHVSASSQAAQKNLPTQAEPTAAQNFSNGLAAMVDQQAAKDSTDQGGEKAFSGLIEDGLKDLKGASSDTRVDDFANRLAALTQAATPKTTNALPLNNQPLAMHQGGWTEEVVNRVMYLSSANLKSADIQLQPAELGRLDIRVNITADQQAQVNFMSGHAAVREALESQSGRLREMFAQQGMGQVDVNVSDQSRGWQGQGQEQQQNQARGVSGSGGHSDGHDAGLAGEVTEVAAPIAQSVIGSSAVDYYA
- a CDS encoding Hpt domain-containing protein encodes the protein MTQIHMDPEVLVGLQEVMEGEYPHLLDTFLDDSQKRVEALRKARDDAKALGRIAHSFKGSSGNLGAVRLALLCQRLEAESAKEEVTDLGKLVDQIDHEFALVKPLYESERQRF
- the fliL gene encoding flagellar basal body-associated protein FliL; the protein is MAKSDDAATATVPAAGKGKLKMILLIVVGLLLAIGVSVGATWYFMHSAQSKPVPVAETASNVKQPAIFEQMLPAFVANYNQNGRQRYLQVSITLQARNQADMDALKVHMPVIRNNLVMLFSGQSFDSLATPVGQEMLRQKVTASVQEVAQKELGKVVVEQALFTNFVLQ
- a CDS encoding ATP-binding SpoIIE family protein phosphatase; amino-acid sequence: MSAQALDILTVLIAEDSAADRLLLSSIVRRQGHRVLSASNGQEAVEVFARERPQLVLMDALMPVMDGFEAARQIKQLAGEALVPIIFLTSLQESEALARCLDAGGDDFLAKPYNQIILAAKINAMDRLRRLQATVLEQRDQIARHHDYLLHEQRVAKAVFDKVAHSGCLNAAHNIRYLQSPYALFNGDLLLAAYAPSGDMHVLLGDFTGHGLPAAVGAMPLAEVFYGMTAKGYGLAQTLREMNAKLKRILPVDMFCCATLLCLSEQRRVVEVWNGGMPDGYVHEVATGRRTPLVSRHLPLGVLAPEVFDDRTEVWPMALGDRVFLLSDGVIDTADANDQLFGVERLQRVFAANREPEQLFVEIEQALAAFRGQVRDDISLVEITLLAEQSLLAPPLQYTDSGQSCPLDWSVSFEFRAETLKRYNPLPYLLQLLLEIHGLRGQSGALYSVMAELYSNALEHGVLGLDSRLKRDVQGFASYYRQRNERLDQLNSGHVRVHVNVVPTEAGGCLSLRIEDSGAGFDVETVLARPLDIDRLSGRGLNLVRQLSSNVRWTDGGRSVCVEFCWEALA
- the fliG gene encoding flagellar motor switch protein FliG; translation: MSDNRASVAKLTRVDKAAVLLLSLGETDAAQVLRHMGPKEVQRVGVAMAQMRNVHREQVEQVMSEFVEIVGDQTSLGVGSDSYIRKMLTSALGEDKANGLIDRILLGGNTSGLDSLKWMEPRAVADVIRYEHPQIQAIVVAYLDPDQAGEVLGHFDHKVRLDIILRVSSLNTVQPAALKELNTILEKQFSGNSNAARTTLGGIKRAADIMNFLDSSVEGQLMDSIREIDDTLSVQIEDLMFVFNNLSDVDDRGIQALLREVSSDVLVLALKGSDEGVKEKIFKNMSKRASELLRDDLEAKGPVRVSDVETAQKEILTIARRMAEAGEIVLGGKGGEEMI
- the fliH gene encoding flagellar assembly protein FliH, coding for MSNNDETPSDLIRARDVGGFDVWSLPSFDPHRPEPEPEPVEEVPVEMEEVPLDEVQPLTLEELESIRQEAYNEGFATGEKEGFHSTTLKVRQEADAALSAKLASLERLMGSLFAPIAEQDSQLEKSMVGLVEHISRQVIQRELVLDSSQIESVMREALKLLPLGVGNVRLYINPQDFEQVKALRERHEETWRIVEDAALQPGGCRVETEHSRIDATVETRIAQIMAKLFDQLHEQVLHPAAPDLSIDLDAPDAP
- a CDS encoding STAS domain-containing protein, which codes for MSVESEVSLDGKKLTIAIKGRFDFGSHQSFRDSYERFYKVPETYVVDLKEATYLDSSALGMLLLLRDHAGDDADVRVINSNSDVRKILAISNFDKLFDIS
- the fliI gene encoding flagellar protein export ATPase FliI, with protein sequence MRLDRTSFAKRLGAYAEATELPGQPILEGRLLRMVGLTLEAEGLRAAMGSRCLVINDDSYHPVQVEAEVMGFSGSKIFLMPVGSLAGIAPGARVVPLADTGRLPMGMSMLGRVLDGAGRALDGKGGMKAEDWVPMDGPTINPLKRNPISQPLDVGIRCINGLLTVGRGQRLGLFAGTGVGKSVLLGMMTRFTEADIIVVGLIGERGREVKEFIEHILGEEGLKRSVVVASPADDAPLMRLRAAMYCTRIAEYFRDKGKNVLLLMDSLTRFAQAQREIALAIGEPPATKGYPPSVFAKLPKLVERAGNAEAGGGSITAFYTVLSEGDDQQDPIADSARGVLDGHIVLSRRLAEEGHYPAIDIEASISRVMPSVVSAEHMTRAQQFKQLWSRYQQSRDLISVGAYVAGGDRETDLAIALQPQLVTYLRQGLNDNISMAESEAHLASVFAPAPGG